The nucleotide window AGCCGGTGAAGAATATGAGAATACCCATCACAATAAAATCAGTCTCATCCCAGACGACCTCATTGGTGAAAAGCATTGCCACTAAAGGCACCAATAGCAATAAAACCGTAACGATCGCAGGCATTTTAGCGGCTTTGAATAATTTGTTAGTTGTTTCCATGTGAATAACCTCTTGGTTTATTTATTTGTTATTTGAAAGTACTTTTAATTACAAAGTACATAAGTAAAAATTTTTACCGGCCCATGGTTATGTTTGTTGCGACCGCATTCTGAATCTCGATATAACATACCATCCGATACCAATTACAATAAGCAACAATGGAATAGCGCCCGGTTCACTTTCCACTGTGATCATAAATACCATCAACGCCAAACCGATCACGGTAATCAAAATCGATAGTATTGTATGCGTATTTCCCTTTTTCTGACTGTCTAATTTCATAGATTTATCTCCATTATTTTTGTGAATTGATAATGCTTTCCAGTGCTTTTAGATGATCTTCAAATGCTTTTTGTCCCTCTGTGGTCATGGAGTAACTCGTATTGGGTTTGTTATCGATAAAAGACTTCTGCACCTCAATAAATCCTTCTTCCTCCAACTTCTTGATGTGGGTGGCCAGATTGCCGTCCGTCACATCCAGAAACTCCTTCAGCGACGTAAAATCAAGGCTGTCATTTACAGCCAACGCCGACATGATTCCGAGCCTGACCCGGCTCTCGAACGCCTTATGTAAATCGTCGATTGATAGTTTCACAGTTTATCACCGCTCGTATCTCAAATGCATATAAATTCCATAAACGATATGAACTACTCCGAATCCAATCCCCCAAAAAAACAAGCTGTATGCAATAAGCCCGGCACTTAACAATCCAAGCCCCATCTGGATGAGTCCCAAAAACTTCAAATCATCGTAAGTAAACTTGCTGCCCATATATAACGCAAGACCGTAAAAAAGCAGCGTTAAGGGCGGGACCAACCCTACAAGCCCCTTTGACAATAAAATCAATATTAATATCCCGCCTGCTATTAATGGAACTGCCATGTTGACTAACAACATTCGAGATGCGGCATTCCACGCTGTTTCGTCCCGCTTATTCGCTTTTCGATAGGAGAGAAAAATTGCCGTGCCGATTGCCAGCACCATTACTAAAACTGCTACTGCAATAACCGCAGACAGATTGGGGGAGCTGTAATAAATGGTATCCGGATTAAAGTCTAACATGTTGTAAGCCACATACCCCCCCGCCAATGCATAGATGCCTGCCATTGCCCCTGCCCATCCTGAGAGCGACAGAAATTTGGATGAACGCTCCATCATTGAGCGAATCTCTGCGATATCCTGAATGTAATCCCGTTCTTCTTTCATACAAAGTACTTTTTATTTCAAAGTTAATACAGATACTTTAATTAAACAATAGATTCATAAATTAAATTTTAGCTATTTCAGCGCTCTTATTGAAAAGTCTTTACTAATCTATGGATAAACAGAGCCTGCTAATTTATCTCTCCCAGTTCAATAATATCTTCGTCGATCTCGGCAGCACTTTCTTTTACTTGATCTGCTATTTTAGGGTCAACAACTGCAATAAGCCCAATACCCAAGTTAAAAGTAGCCCGCATATCGTCTTCAGGTACGTTACCTAAGTCTTTGATGAGCTCAAAAATGGCGGGTCTATGCCATGCCCCCCAGTCTAACTGAATAGTTAGTTCATCAGGGACTACACGCTTGGTATTCCCAATAATACCTCCACCAGTGATATGAGAAAAGCCGTTTACACCATCTAAATCCCGTAATTTCCGGATGATGGGAAGATAAGATTTATGAACCTCCAACATGGCATCTCCCACAGTGGCTCCCAATTTGTCCACGTAATCTGAAACTTCATATTCAGAAAACAGCACTTTACGCGCCAAAGAATATCCATTGGTATGAAGACCAGTACTTCGAAAACCTAACAGAATATTTCCTTTTTCTATATCTGAGCCATCAATAACTTTTTTGCGATCAACCATACCTACAATAGTTCCCGCCAGGTCAAATTCTCCCTCGCTATAGATATCTGGCATTTCGGCTGTTTCACCGCCAATAAGGGCTACACCATTCTCTTTACATGCTTTTGAGAATCCTTTTACGACTTGGTATCCAACCTCCTGCTCAAGTTTTCCGGTGGAAAAATAATCGAGGAAAAAGAGCGGATCGGCTCCACAAACAGCAATGTCGTTAATACAATGATTAACCAGGTCCTGTCCCACAGAATCATACTTCTTGGATTTGAATGCCACAATCAGCTTAGTACCTACTCCATCTACACTACTGACAAATACGGGATCTTCGTAGCTGCTTAAATTGGGACGAAAGAATCCTCCAAAACCGCCAATATTATGTAATACAGCATCGCTGTGGGTTTCTTTGACAAGGCCTTTTATGGATTCAACCATTTCTTCTCCGGCTTCAATATCAACGCCAGCATCTTTGTAGGTAAATTTCTTTTTGCTCATTGGAGATATGGGAAAATTTGTTCAGTTTTTTGACTCAAATAAATATAGCCAACTTCATTCTCGTTTTTAAGAAATATTTCTCCACATTATCCACCGGAAACCATAAATAACATTAAATAAATAATATTTGTAGTACATAGTAGTTACTGTGGATAAGTGGATAACTTTTTAACACACAATTTTTAAGTGACTGGTCTTTAATTGTGGATTATTTTGTGGATAAGAGTATCAATAAAATCAAGGACTTAGCAGAATTTAATTTGAGTTTTCCACAATCTACAGTAAAATGAATGTCAAGTAAAAAATGTTATCGACAGCTAATTTTTACTGTATAACTTGTGGAAAATAATATTCTATTGTTGAAAGCTGTGGAGAAATTTTGTTGGTTTTGGTTGATCTATTTTAAGAAGAAGTTATACACATACTTATCCACAGGGTTATTAACAGACTTAGATATGAAGATAGTACTACAACGGGTATCCGAAGCGAGTGTTTTTGTGCATGATGAGCGAGTTGGTGCGATTGGTTATGGCCTGATGTTGTTGGTGGGCGTCCATGAGGATGATACCGAGGAGCAGATGCAGTGGCTGGCTGAAAAAATATTGAAACTGCGTGTATTTGATGATGAAGATGGGAAGATGAATCTATCGGTACAGGATGTGAAGGGTGAAATTCTGGTAGTTCCTCAGTTTACTCTGTATGGGGATTATGAGCAGGGGAATCGACCCAGTTACTTTGAGGCAGCAGGACCGGATAAAGCCGATCAACTTTATGAGGATATGGTAGCTTATTTTGAAAAGCACTCCGACCTCAATATAGAAACAGGTCAATTTGGGGCTTATATGGATGTCCAACTTCATAATGATGGACCGGTAACATTGGTTATGGAGCGGTGAGATTAGGTTACACTTTAGTATATAAAGATAAGTGTCATGCTGAATTTATTTCAGCATCTGCAGCATACATGATATAAGAGATCCTGAAACCCCGAAAGGTCGGGGTACGCAGGATGAAATGGAGATACAATATTTCTTATAGTTATTAATCCATCCATTTTTCAAACCAATCTATATTACGTTTCATGGCATTAGCTTGTAAGGCTGGAGATCGGATGCTATGTCCTTCACCGGGATAGATAGTGAGCTTGTGAGGGGTATCTTGTCGCCAGAATGCTTTAGCAAATTCTACACCTTGTTTTGCAACGGGAGAATGTTGCCCAAACTCCAACAAGGTTGGAATTTTAGTAGTTAAACTATCTTCAAAAATAGGAGAGAGTTCTAAATATCGATCTGGATTATCATACGGAGCGAATTCTAAATAATATTCATGAAGTTCCTTGTTACGCGCACCGTCCAAATGACCATACAGAGATAAATAATTTCCAAATCCTTCGGCAAAAGAAGCGGCTTTAAATATAGGGTTTTCCGCTGCAACCATGGGACCTAACCAACCACCGTGACTATGACCGGAGATTCCTAAATTATTTTTATCAGCCATGTTATTACTAACTAAATATTTAATTCCTGAAATCACGTCTTCTATTGGTTCTTTATCGATTTTCGAAGGGATCATAAAATCCTTGCCAAACGATTTGGTATGTCGATAATTAGGTATAAAAATAGCATATCCCTTTGCAGTTAAACTCTGAATAGGAAAAGGCCACTGTTGTAGATAGGGATGAAATTTATTAGTAACTGGAAGTCCGGGCCCGCCGTGGAGTAGTGTAATAACCGGTGGAGACTGTTTATTATTTAGATTTACAGGATAAATATACCATCCCTGGACTTCGGTACCATCATCTGACTGCCAGACAATAGATTTTATTTCTGGCAGCTGGAAGTTTTGATCTCCATTTAAGTCCGATATTTGTTTCATATTATCAAAATTCCGATCTGCATAAAATATTTCCGGTTGCTGGTTAATACTTTGTTGAACCCAGATCAATGATTGTCCGTCGGAGCTGAATGAAAAATTTGATTTATGATCATCAGAAACATTTATGGTACTAAGGTTTGCATCATCAATCGAGAGTTTAAAAAGTCCGTGTTGCGCCTCTGTGGTTTGCTCTATATGGATATAATTGTCCTCAATCCAGTGAAACTTTGGTTTATAGAATTCCTGCTTATTGGCTGAGGTAATCATTTTTGTACTTTTACTTTTAAGATCATACAAACCAATTTCGCCTGTGGTTGACCATCGATCGGAGAAATCATATCGCACAAAGCCCAGCTTATCTCCGGATGGCGACCAAAAGGGGGTCGAAAAAGAAATGACATCCTTAAAAAAGCTGGTTGGGTTTTGTTTGGCTTCAGTAATTATTTCAAGTTGGTCATTATTAATTTGGTAAATAGCTAAATCACTACTTCGGGTAGGAAGGCCAGTAGATTGCATCGGCGATTTAATTGTGGTAAGAGCAATTTTTTTAGCAGTTGGTGACCATTTAAAATTTTTAACGGATAGTGTATCGCTAATAAGTGTTTTACCTCCTCCATCCAGATCTGAAATAAATGCCTGCATAGAAGGTGGAGAACTATTTCGCTGGAGGTTATTAATTTTATGAGCGCTGAATGTTAGCAGATCGACTTCTACTCCCTGTATTTTTTGCGATTGGGCCTGCTTTCTTGCTTTTGCCATGGCTTTCATATCTACCGTGGTGTAAGCAATAGTTTTACCATCAGGAGCGATAGAAAATTGCTGTACTCCTGCACGCTCTTTTGTTATTTGTCGGGATGAATCGCGGCCAATTTCTTTAATCCAAACTTGTGGTCGCTGATCTGCCTGTGCCAGGTAAGCAATATGTTGACCATCAGGTAACCACTCTACAGACTTAGTATCCTTAGGTAATGAAAGCTGTTTATTTCTCTCCGGTGAATCTGTATAAAGGAGTCTAATCGATTGGTTATGGCGATTCTTTTTAACATCTGCCTTACGTGTATGAACAATGGCTTTCGTACCATCTGGGGATAGGGCGATCTGTTCTGGATTTTTATGTGAAATTAATCTTTCAGGAGTAGGTTGCTCTTGGGCTAAAATTGATGAATAACTATTGAACAGAAAAAGTATTCCAAACATCAGGGAAAGAAAGTATAACTTAGTAGACATCTCGTAATTTTTAGTTTCTTAAAATGATGTATAGGCTACGAGAATAATTTTTCACTGTTACAATAGGGATGATGGGCGTATATATTTATATGACTAAATGGAATGTTATTACGATTTTTTTCTTTCTATTTTCGAAGGTTACATTTAGCATAAAATTTGTATCTACTAAACAATTATGTCCGTAATTTTTCTTTTTATAGATGGGGTGGGATTGGGAAAAGCCAATAAAGCAAATCCCTTTACTCAATCTACCTACCGCGGATTTTCAGCTATGGCCGGAGATCAGTCATTTACAAAAAAAGCATCAGAACTTACCGAAACTAACTATCTGTTTAAATATGTAGATGCCCGCTTGGGGGTAGAGGGATTACCGCAAAGCGGGACGGGGCAGACAGCACTTTTTACAGGGAAGAATGCTTCGAAAAAAATTGGAAAGCACTTTGGACCATTTCCTCACTCTGGAATAAAGCCATTTTTAAAAAAGGAAAGCTTGTTTATAAAAGCTAAAGAATTAGGTAAGCGGGCTAATTTTATAAATGCCTACCCGGATATTTTCTTTCAAAAAGCGCGAAAGCGAAATCGTTGGAGTTGTACTACATTGATGACTAAAAGTGCAAACATATCACTAAATACCACCAAAGAAGTTAAGAACGGTCAGGCACTAACTGCTGAGTTAACACAACAGGCCTGGGGGGAGCATCTCGATATTGATGTACCAGAAATTAGTCCCGAAG belongs to Fodinibius sp. Rm-B-1B1-1 and includes:
- a CDS encoding transcriptional regulator, with protein sequence MKLSIDDLHKAFESRVRLGIMSALAVNDSLDFTSLKEFLDVTDGNLATHIKKLEEEGFIEVQKSFIDNKPNTSYSMTTEGQKAFEDHLKALESIINSQK
- the purM gene encoding phosphoribosylformylglycinamidine cyclo-ligase, with the protein product MSKKKFTYKDAGVDIEAGEEMVESIKGLVKETHSDAVLHNIGGFGGFFRPNLSSYEDPVFVSSVDGVGTKLIVAFKSKKYDSVGQDLVNHCINDIAVCGADPLFFLDYFSTGKLEQEVGYQVVKGFSKACKENGVALIGGETAEMPDIYSEGEFDLAGTIVGMVDRKKVIDGSDIEKGNILLGFRSTGLHTNGYSLARKVLFSEYEVSDYVDKLGATVGDAMLEVHKSYLPIIRKLRDLDGVNGFSHITGGGIIGNTKRVVPDELTIQLDWGAWHRPAIFELIKDLGNVPEDDMRATFNLGIGLIAVVDPKIADQVKESAAEIDEDIIELGEIN
- the dtd gene encoding D-aminoacyl-tRNA deacylase translates to MKIVLQRVSEASVFVHDERVGAIGYGLMLLVGVHEDDTEEQMQWLAEKILKLRVFDDEDGKMNLSVQDVKGEILVVPQFTLYGDYEQGNRPSYFEAAGPDKADQLYEDMVAYFEKHSDLNIETGQFGAYMDVQLHNDGPVTLVMER
- a CDS encoding alpha/beta hydrolase family protein codes for the protein MSTKLYFLSLMFGILFLFNSYSSILAQEQPTPERLISHKNPEQIALSPDGTKAIVHTRKADVKKNRHNQSIRLLYTDSPERNKQLSLPKDTKSVEWLPDGQHIAYLAQADQRPQVWIKEIGRDSSRQITKERAGVQQFSIAPDGKTIAYTTVDMKAMAKARKQAQSQKIQGVEVDLLTFSAHKINNLQRNSSPPSMQAFISDLDGGGKTLISDTLSVKNFKWSPTAKKIALTTIKSPMQSTGLPTRSSDLAIYQINNDQLEIITEAKQNPTSFFKDVISFSTPFWSPSGDKLGFVRYDFSDRWSTTGEIGLYDLKSKSTKMITSANKQEFYKPKFHWIEDNYIHIEQTTEAQHGLFKLSIDDANLSTINVSDDHKSNFSFSSDGQSLIWVQQSINQQPEIFYADRNFDNMKQISDLNGDQNFQLPEIKSIVWQSDDGTEVQGWYIYPVNLNNKQSPPVITLLHGGPGLPVTNKFHPYLQQWPFPIQSLTAKGYAIFIPNYRHTKSFGKDFMIPSKIDKEPIEDVISGIKYLVSNNMADKNNLGISGHSHGGWLGPMVAAENPIFKAASFAEGFGNYLSLYGHLDGARNKELHEYYLEFAPYDNPDRYLELSPIFEDSLTTKIPTLLEFGQHSPVAKQGVEFAKAFWRQDTPHKLTIYPGEGHSIRSPALQANAMKRNIDWFEKWMD
- a CDS encoding alkaline phosphatase family protein; protein product: MSVIFLFIDGVGLGKANKANPFTQSTYRGFSAMAGDQSFTKKASELTETNYLFKYVDARLGVEGLPQSGTGQTALFTGKNASKKIGKHFGPFPHSGIKPFLKKESLFIKAKELGKRANFINAYPDIFFQKARKRNRWSCTTLMTKSANISLNTTKEVKNGQALTAELTQQAWGEHLDIDVPEISPEEAADRLLEQNEKYDLLLHEYYLTDKAGHSQELDKAAHYLQTYDRFLWHLINKKNSDTTIVLCSDHGNVEDLSTKTHTFNKVPLFTYGPGALQFKKAQSIMDVTPGIIEELARNDSN